A region of Leishmania infantum JPCM5 genome chromosome 31 DNA encodes the following proteins:
- a CDS encoding putative 5-methyltetrahydropteroyltriglutamate-homocystein e S-methyltransferase, whose protein sequence is MHSLVTTHTLGFPRVGGQRELKKALESYWRGDLTEAALRQVGSDLRKRHLQEQNERGVTLLPVGDFAWYDHVLTTSLMLGNVPPRHRAGADAAVDLDTLFRVARGRAPTGAPAAAAEMTKWFNTNYHYIVPEFTSASAAFSVSWPQLFEELEEAKELFNAERLKAVVLGPVTYVYLGKVKGEEPFDRASLLPKLVPVYAEILKRVAALGVTWVQIDEPALVLELDSSWRSAYQETYRGLRAAIGTDVKLLLTTYFESVSHHLPLIASLPVNGLHVDLSLQTQSALDVERALPEDWVLSAGVVNGRNVWRSDLLDAYHLLASLRKQSPRRALWIGTSCSLLHSPINLECETGLEPVVKEWLAFAVQKCGELRLLADAVITESEAAVAAYTAPLRARQQTEGVVRKEVRERVAGLTAADACRLDPFPQRWVVQQEKLKLPLWPTTTIGSFPQTSEVRAQRLAYKKGRVDKETYESQLKVHIAYALQQQEDIGLDVLVHGEAERNDMVEYFGEQLEGFAFTQNGWVQSYGSRCVKPPIIVGDISRPHPMTVSWAAYAQSLTQRPVKGMLTGPVTILCWSFIREDLSRQSVTEQLALAIRDEVCDLERAGIKVIQVDEPGLREGLPLQRSKWEAYLDWASRSFRVSTSGVAPQTQIHTHMCYAEVNDVIKTIASMDADVISIEASRSDMEPLTSFADFTYPNAVGPGVYDIHSPNIPTTQSIVDLLLKATQHLPVRQLWVNPDCGLKTRTWDECRAALQNMVAAATELRRTKPQ, encoded by the coding sequence ATGCATTCTCTCGTAACGACGCATACGCTCGGATTTCCGCGCGTGGGAGGGCAGCGGGAGCTGAAGAAGGCGCTCGAGTCCTACTGGCGAGGAGACTTGACggaggctgcgctgcggcaggtCGGCAGCGATCTGCGCAAGCGGCACCTGCAGGAGCAGAACGAGAGAGGCGTGACCCTTCTCCCCGTCGGTGACTTTGCGTGGTACGACCATGTGCTGACAACCAGCCTGATGCTCGGCAATGTGCCTCCGCGTCACCGCGCTGGTGcagacgccgctgtcgacCTCGACACGCTCTTCCGCGTCGCGCGGGGCCGCGCGCCGACCGGTgcgcccgcggcggcggctgagaTGACGAAGTGGTTCAACACCAACTACCACTACATTGTGCCAGAGTTCACcagcgcgtcggcggcgttcAGCGTCTCTTGGCCGCAGCTCTTCGAGGAGCTTGAGGAGGCAAAGGAGCTCTTCAACGCTGAACGTCTGAAGGCGGTGGTGTTGGGCCCCGTGACGTACGTGTACCTGGGCAAGGTGAAGGGCGAGGAGCCCTTCGATCGCGCATCCCTACTTCCCAAGCTGGTGCCGGTGTACGCGGAGATTCTCAAGCGTGTGGCGGCGTTGGGCGTGACGTGGGTGCAGATCGACGAGCCGGCGCTTGTGCTTGAGCTCGACTCCAGCTGGAGGAGTGCTTACCAGGAGACGTATCGAGGCCTGCGCGCGGCGATCGGCACCGAtgtgaagctgctgctgacgacCTACTTCGAGAGCGTGTCGCATCATCTCCCGCTCATCGCTTCCTTGCCAGTGAATGGGCTCCACGTTGACCTAAGCTTGCAGACGCAGTCGGCCCTCGACGTGgagcgtgcgctgccggaGGACTGGGTCCTCTCTGCCGGCGTGGTGAACGGGCGAAATGTATGGCGCTCGGACCTGCTGGACGCCTACCACCTCCTTGCTTCTCTGCGGAAGCAGTCCCCGCGGCGTGCCTTGTGGATTGGCACGTCATGCTCGCTTCTGCACTCCCCCATCAACCTGGAATGCGAGACGGGACTCGAACCGGTGGTGAAGGAGTGGCTTGCGTTTGCGGTGCAGAAGTGCGGTGAGTTGAGGCTGCTGGCGGACGCCGTCATCACCGAGAGTGAGGCTGCCGTGGCCGCGTACACCGCACCTCTCCGGGCTCGTCAGCAGACGGAGGGCGTGGTGCGCAAGGAGGTGCGTGAGCGCGTGGCGGGCCtgaccgccgccgacgcctgTCGCCTCGACCCCTTCCCGCAGCGCTGGGTCGTACAGCAGGAGAAGCTGAAGCTACCCCTGTGGCCGACCACAACGATCGGCTCCTTTCCGCAGACCAgcgaggtgcgcgcgcagcgcctggcGTACAAGAAGGGCCGCGTCGACAAGGAAACGTACGAGTCGCAGCTGAAGGTGCACATCGCGTAcgccctccagcagcaggaggacaTCGGCCTCGACGTCCTCGTCCatggcgaggcggagcgcaacGACATGGTGGAATACTTTGGCGAACAGCTCGAGGGCTTTGCCTTCACGCAGAATGGCTGGGTGCAAAGCTACGGCTCGCGCTGCGTGAAGCCGCCGATCATCGTCGGCGATATCTCGCGCCCGCATCCGATGACGGTCTCGTGGGCTGCCTACGCGCAATCCCTGACGCAGCGGCCCGTGAAGGGTATGCTCACTGGCCCAGTCACGATTCTCTGCTGGTCGTTCATCCGCGAGGACTTGTCGCGACAGAGCGTgacggagcagctggcgctcgCCATCCGCGACGAGGTGTGCGACCTCGAGCGCGCCGGCATCAAGGTGATCCAGGTGGACGAGCCGGGGCTGCGCGaggggctgccgctgcagcgaagCAAGTGGGAGGCGTACCTGGACTGGGCGTCGCGCTCCTTTCGCGTGAGCACGTCGGGTGTCGCTCCGCAAACACAGatccacacgcacatgtgcTACGCGGAGGTGAACGACGTCATCAAGACTATCGCGTCCATGGATGCCGACGTGATCTCGATTGAGGCGTCTCGCTCGGACATGGAGCCGCTCACGTCGTTTGCAGACTTCACCTACCCCAACGCCGTCGGCCCGGGTGTGTACGACATCCACAGCCCCAACATCCCCACCACCCAGTCGATTGTCGACTTGCTGCTCaaggcgacgcagcacctccCTGTCCGACAGCTATGGGTGAACCCCGACTGCGGCCTCAAGACGCGGACCTGGGACGAGTgtcgcgcggcgctgcagaatatggtcgccgccgcaacaGAGTTACGGCGCACAAAGCCGCAGTGA
- the AQP1 gene encoding aquaglyceroporin, whose protein sequence is MNSPTSTPPACYDAEVQLYMDKEDPEGVPIQNQMHEEEQGQLEGKRNFTSQNRWPLYKYRWWLREYVAEFFGTFFLVTFGTGVIATTVFHAGNAASYQSNSSYMAITFGWGFGLTIGLFLSMAVSGGHLNPAVTLANCVFGAFPWIKLPGYFLAQFLGGLVGAANTYGLFKSHFDDAQKALLPNETMASKYSGIFATYPNVANTYAVWSEVFNTMALMMGILAITDPRMTPAVNYKPVAIGLLLFVIGITTGINSSYGLNPARDLSPRILSAMLWGSEPFTLYSYYFWIPLVAPFVGALLGMFLYVFFIIPPNF, encoded by the coding sequence ATGAACTCTCCTACAAGCACACCTCCCGCGTGCTACGATGCCGAGGTTCAGCTGTACATGGACAAGGAGGACCCGGAAGGGGTCCCCATTCAAAACCAAATGCACGAGGAAGAGCAGGGACAGCTCGAGGGTAAAAGGAACTTCACGTCGCAGAACAGGTGGCCCCTGTACAAATACCGATGGTGGCTACGCGAGTATGTTGCCGAGTTCTTCGGCACGTTTTTCCTCGTCACCTTTGGAACCGGCGTCATTGCTACCACTGTCTTTCACGCCGGTAACGCTGCAAGCTACCAGTCCAACTCCAGCTACATGGCCATCACCTTTGGCTGGGGGTTTGGGCTCACTATCGGCCTTTTCCTGAGCATGGCGGTGTCGGGTGGTCACCTGAACCCAGCTGTGACGCTCGCGAACTGTGTCTTTGGTGCCTTTCCCTGGATTAAGCTACCCGGCTATTTTCTCGCCCAATTTCTCGGAGGCTTGGTTGGTGCCGCCAACACCTACGGGCTCTTCAAATCGCACTTTGACGACGCCCAAAAGGCCTTGCTTCCGAACGAGACGATGGCGTCCAAGTACAGCGGAATCTTCGCCACATACCCTAATGTTGCAAACACCTACGCAGTGTGGAGTGAGGTGTTCAACACCATGGCCCTCATGATGGGCATTCTCGCCATCACGGATCCTCGCATGACTCCTGCCGTCAACTACAAGCCGGTGGCTATTGGACTACTGTTGTTTGTCATTGGCATCACGACAGGCATCAACTCTTCCTATGGCCTCAACCCCGCACGCGACTTGTCACCTCGCATACTCTCGGCCATGCTCTGGGGCTCAGAGCCTTTCACGTTGTACAGCTACTACTTTTGGATACCTCTAGTCGCGCCGTTTGTTGGCGCCCTTCTCGGCATGTTCTTGTATGTCTTTTTCATCATTCCACCCAACTTCTAG